A part of Paroedura picta isolate Pp20150507F chromosome 7, Ppicta_v3.0, whole genome shotgun sequence genomic DNA contains:
- the LRRC19 gene encoding leucine-rich repeat-containing protein 19 has product MELAWLPLMAAVLFLPLVTFMSIVDTIGATANSSSVLTLRNKNLSLNDAIKILHNNSDITELYLSNNAIPVLCNYSFHNLSKLVILDVSNNSIQTVEQAAFAGLNKLTTLYLQNNKIAHLDSSVFRFLESLKILNLENNHLGYFEVEVSLNLSSITLFGNPWNCSCGLLSLQRWLNNSQLTVIENTTCAFPETLKTQPIKRALISNCNREEETEAISSVYVSIDSSNVTGAYGHNDTDRKLLYSGFPPLGKSWKFLIGVLIVIVTTTMLIIIAIKVPAWYRHLISYSHSRLDEDEPGMFEENFSTDMCSFPSGPDTNENDSVVVFEQFHTFVPEDDGFIEDKYIDT; this is encoded by the exons ATGGAACTTGCTTGGCTCCCACTAATGGCTGCTGTTCTTTTTCTGCCCCTGGTCACTTTCATGAGCATTGTT GACACAATAGGTGCAACGGCGAACAGTTCTTCTGTTCTTACACTTAGGAATAAGAATCTTAGTTTGAATGATGCTATCAAAATTTTGCACAATAACTCTGACATCACAGAACTATACCTGAGCAACAATGCTATTCCCGTTCTATGTAACTACAGCTTTCATAATCTTTCAAAACTAGTCATTCTAGATGTCAGTAATAACTCTATCCAAACAGTTGAGCAAGCAGCCTTTGCTGGCTTAAATAAGCTAACAACTTTGTATCTACAGAACAACAAAATTGCCCATTTAGATTCAAGTGTATTCAGATTTCTAGAGAGCTTGAAGATCTTGAATTTAGAAAATAACCACCTTGGATATTTTGAAGTTGAAGTATCGCTTAATTTGAGCAGCATTACACTATTTGGAAATCCATGGAATTGTTCATGCGGCCTGCTTAGTTTACAGAGATGGTTGAATAACTCACAATTAACAGTTATAG AAAATACCACATGTGCCTTTCCAGAGACTCTAAAAACACAGCCCATCAAAAGAGCACTTATATCTAACTGTAACAGAGAAGAGGAGACCGAAGCAATCTCCAGTGTTTATGTTTCTATTGATTCTAGCAATGTTACTGGAGCATATGGACATAATGATACTGATAGAAAATTATTATATTCAG GTTTTCCACCCCTTGGCAAAAGCTGGAAATTTTTGATTGGTGTCCTTATAGTTATTGTTACTACTACGATGCTGATTATTATTGCCATCAAAGTCCCAGCATGGTACCGTCATTTGATTAGCTACAGTCATAGCCGTCTGGATGAAGATGAACCTGGAATGTTTGAAGAAAATTTCTCCACAGATATGTGCAGTTTCCCATCAGGACCAGATACCAATGAAAATGACTCTGTAGTGGTATTTGAACAGTTTCATACATTTGTCCCAGAAGATGATGGATTTATTGAAGATAAGTATATTGATACCTGA